Proteins from one Cellulosilyticum lentocellum DSM 5427 genomic window:
- a CDS encoding YwmB family TATA-box binding protein has protein sequence MNRRNMLLVAVIMILCTTYIFGFEYYDRMPDRLQQLSKQINVPELKVIEVGVELSGIHYGEKLDLQTLVVKENEVLEALAHEVSCSKLCQAFHYNPSETSIEETTNQIKVSAVNKEDETPYKLTIKNQKDKNDNTYYDLRLTSMDNLEQLDMRRGRAKDLFKNWGAKPKESIYFKAELIEAVSNEKHLTLVETILNNLKGKMINMYQDDRDSHTVAYYGYTKEVPEYIEGADGNKTNIQISFIYNEITDKTECIIAFPFYNAPF, from the coding sequence ATGAATAGAAGAAATATGCTACTTGTAGCGGTTATTATGATTTTATGTACAACCTACATATTTGGATTTGAATATTACGATAGAATGCCTGATAGGCTACAACAGCTAAGTAAGCAAATAAATGTGCCAGAGCTAAAAGTTATAGAAGTAGGCGTGGAACTTAGTGGTATCCATTATGGAGAAAAGCTAGATCTTCAAACGCTAGTAGTTAAGGAAAATGAAGTGCTAGAAGCTCTCGCCCATGAAGTGAGCTGTTCTAAACTTTGTCAGGCTTTTCACTATAATCCGTCAGAAACTAGTATAGAAGAGACAACTAACCAAATCAAAGTATCAGCAGTTAATAAAGAAGATGAGACACCTTATAAGTTAACCATTAAAAATCAAAAAGATAAAAATGATAATACCTACTATGATTTAAGGCTTACAAGCATGGATAATTTGGAACAGTTAGATATGAGAAGAGGCAGAGCAAAAGACCTCTTTAAGAACTGGGGGGCTAAGCCTAAGGAAAGTATTTACTTTAAAGCTGAATTAATAGAAGCAGTATCAAATGAGAAGCATTTGACGCTAGTGGAAACTATTTTAAATAATCTTAAAGGAAAAATGATTAATATGTATCAAGATGATAGAGATAGCCACACTGTAGCGTACTATGGCTATACGAAAGAAGTACCAGAATATATAGAAGGAGCAGATGGTAACAAAACTAATATCCAAATCAGCTTTATCTATAATGAAATAACAGATAAAACAGAATGCATTATAGCGTTTCCTTTTTATAATGCACCATTTTAA
- a CDS encoding fibronectin type III domain-containing protein gives MKRRQRVAALLAVIMMFSYVNVFADMQERLPVGGLDYVQVSHTSNDNGENILPSAQVSFTKVKNEHNPPVTGDNHATEFYDLLLTDSLGEKAEGSISVVEANKTPGDKATINLEDYLEDRNEFKNGRLYELKVQPGHNHVSDDGERWTKAPLNSATKDPVKYFVTDLNTIARETEDNIEVVWEYIPGATYKLVYIAKEANNKNEVDGVENNVAGVGSNSVTLKANDMNVFTEGGIRKVKFTIDDTIPGQKYSAYVIVTGISGTFIKDSWSNVGVNTTTPKIAHATRSIKLNITNIGKNRIELSWNVRSWMTSEIEMVKIWRKVEGERNYTLIGTMNNADLTATDTGRFEHDEPKKTSLYYVEFFIKGESNTIKTNEEPYVPYELREQPLKPQVPEPFNSSISLEELSTTKNNYLVKNDDVTVDKMKDNTFHTKSLSPLQVQLVWDAPMKKNENAKTVPEHEMLYDIWVTESNEQLDDTATKPILENFSIAEGQDDSLIKTQASKEVVGFKTLLTQYTNKTGSVKNLLSNKTYYIKIVAKRDYSGTYVESQPTVVAITIDKKGDISKPPVLAKPPLRVQEGGIEQNAITIEWLEKWYEIKAKDPSQYSADADEYFLAKMWNSVVYTGGIPEIKFKAGQNLTEHRLINENELKAVKAAVPDYSANYEDREVSLGEDVKYEVKPILYDDVVLALKSDTTSPSAIKIEKWIVENESDSVEGWTTITPSDVNHNDGLPWKDYKVADLKANTRYVILIRAYRTLEDGTKLMQTFPSFVIATTDSDFEQPEAIPMVPVLNPNGVTDSSVSVWWQYNEDFNYEIVYSRLDNPESAISWPVEISTVPGEDNYVSNGAKAQVTITGLMPDTTYNVWIRAKQKKGDKVSAWSNPVTQTTLSIEKPDVPRGLGPAAYQSILEIGQDFMPVTGDYITVEWLKDVEDVEATDESLKAYSYVLEFANNPEFLDAIVVNTSDAGKGSYEVLAKNMVKFTGLDANKPYYVRVKTVLTFTDPESKREIVKESDFCAIVRIMTKTSDGEYDGGDNDNIVIYPEAIVDSYTNGVWTKEIVDTAKIISQIQNANKYFLTITMENYKNKYDADVRRLKMPKNIVDALINQGMALKVITNVGIYEIPGKALKIYSNQYSARDMVQIDLTKATTTNLLAIGRSYPEAFVKGERFAVMFRGSNKNTVVQKLDDYMKVKLKLELVGEYNFANINTYMYSYNTNTWSKQNPVIETQTDSYFVYSTPYTGLHALYERVTTTSSSSSTYVMDELKATYDIRGLGDIYFMQDYVYGNQYIQLVMGIAQNKSSIDLTASVTNDLRNKARTSGIYMSQGSGVVTKEQAIAGVVKLYELKQGYQVKPSKVTLTGVSSTYKDAVGKAYALGLIDETINPSGKVTYSELCDWIIQVIE, from the coding sequence ATGAAGAGACGACAAAGAGTAGCCGCATTATTAGCCGTCATAATGATGTTTAGCTATGTTAATGTATTTGCAGATATGCAAGAAAGACTGCCAGTTGGTGGACTAGATTATGTGCAGGTAAGCCATACTTCCAATGATAATGGTGAAAATATTTTACCAAGTGCACAAGTAAGTTTTACAAAAGTAAAAAATGAACATAATCCACCAGTAACAGGAGATAATCATGCCACAGAGTTTTATGACCTTCTATTAACGGATTCTTTAGGTGAAAAAGCTGAAGGTTCTATTAGCGTAGTAGAAGCCAATAAGACTCCAGGTGATAAGGCAACTATTAACCTTGAAGATTATCTTGAGGATAGAAATGAATTTAAAAATGGTCGATTATATGAGTTAAAAGTACAACCAGGACATAACCATGTATCAGATGATGGCGAGAGATGGACAAAAGCACCACTTAACTCAGCTACTAAAGACCCAGTTAAGTACTTTGTTACAGACTTAAATACAATTGCTAGGGAAACAGAAGATAATATAGAGGTAGTTTGGGAGTATATTCCTGGAGCTACTTACAAATTAGTTTACATTGCAAAAGAAGCTAATAATAAAAATGAAGTAGATGGCGTAGAAAATAACGTAGCAGGAGTAGGCTCTAATTCAGTAACGCTTAAAGCCAATGATATGAATGTATTTACAGAAGGTGGCATTAGAAAAGTTAAATTTACTATTGATGATACAATTCCGGGTCAAAAGTACTCAGCTTATGTTATTGTAACAGGTATTTCAGGTACTTTTATAAAGGACAGTTGGAGCAATGTAGGTGTTAATACAACCACACCTAAAATTGCACATGCTACAAGAAGTATCAAATTAAACATTACTAACATAGGAAAAAATAGAATAGAGTTAAGCTGGAATGTACGTTCTTGGATGACTAGTGAAATAGAAATGGTTAAAATCTGGAGAAAAGTTGAAGGTGAACGTAACTACACACTTATTGGAACAATGAATAATGCTGACCTTACTGCTACAGATACAGGTAGGTTTGAGCATGACGAACCGAAAAAGACTAGCTTGTATTACGTTGAATTCTTCATCAAAGGTGAAAGTAACACAATTAAAACCAATGAAGAACCTTATGTACCTTACGAATTAAGAGAACAGCCTCTAAAGCCACAAGTACCAGAGCCTTTTAATTCTTCTATTTCTTTAGAGGAGTTGAGCACCACTAAAAATAATTATTTAGTTAAAAATGATGATGTTACAGTGGATAAAATGAAAGATAATACTTTCCATACTAAAAGCTTAAGTCCGCTGCAAGTACAACTTGTTTGGGATGCTCCAATGAAGAAAAATGAAAATGCTAAAACCGTTCCTGAACATGAAATGCTATATGATATTTGGGTTACAGAAAGCAATGAACAGCTTGATGATACTGCTACAAAGCCTATTTTAGAAAACTTTTCTATAGCAGAAGGTCAAGATGATAGTTTAATAAAAACACAAGCTAGTAAGGAAGTCGTTGGTTTTAAGACCCTTTTAACGCAGTATACTAATAAAACTGGTAGTGTTAAAAATCTACTTTCTAATAAAACCTACTATATTAAAATTGTAGCTAAAAGAGACTATAGTGGAACCTATGTGGAATCTCAGCCAACAGTAGTAGCGATTACAATTGATAAAAAAGGTGATATTTCAAAACCACCAGTATTAGCAAAGCCTCCACTTCGTGTACAAGAAGGAGGAATAGAACAAAATGCCATTACGATTGAGTGGCTAGAAAAATGGTATGAAATTAAAGCAAAAGACCCTTCTCAGTATAGCGCTGATGCCGATGAATATTTCCTTGCAAAAATGTGGAATAGCGTGGTTTATACAGGAGGAATACCAGAGATTAAATTTAAAGCAGGTCAAAATCTTACTGAACATCGTCTTATCAATGAGAATGAACTGAAGGCAGTTAAGGCAGCTGTGCCTGACTATAGTGCTAATTATGAAGATAGGGAAGTAAGCCTAGGAGAAGATGTTAAATATGAAGTAAAACCTATTTTATATGATGATGTGGTACTTGCTTTAAAATCTGACACCACTTCCCCAAGCGCCATTAAAATTGAAAAATGGATTGTAGAAAATGAAAGTGATTCAGTAGAGGGATGGACTACTATCACACCAAGTGATGTTAACCATAACGATGGTTTACCTTGGAAGGATTACAAAGTAGCAGATCTGAAGGCAAATACAAGATATGTCATTCTCATTAGAGCTTATCGCACATTAGAAGATGGAACAAAGCTTATGCAGACTTTCCCAAGCTTTGTTATTGCTACCACAGACTCGGATTTTGAGCAGCCAGAAGCAATACCTATGGTACCAGTGCTTAATCCAAATGGTGTAACAGACAGTAGTGTATCTGTCTGGTGGCAGTATAATGAAGACTTTAATTATGAGATTGTATATAGTCGTTTAGATAACCCGGAATCTGCTATTAGCTGGCCAGTAGAGATTTCTACAGTGCCAGGAGAAGATAATTATGTGTCTAATGGGGCAAAAGCACAGGTAACTATAACAGGACTTATGCCAGATACCACCTATAATGTATGGATTAGAGCAAAACAGAAAAAAGGTGATAAGGTATCTGCTTGGAGTAATCCAGTTACTCAAACAACCTTATCAATAGAAAAGCCAGATGTACCAAGAGGATTAGGACCAGCTGCGTATCAAAGCATATTAGAAATCGGTCAAGATTTCATGCCAGTAACAGGAGACTACATTACAGTAGAATGGCTTAAAGATGTGGAGGATGTAGAAGCCACAGATGAGAGCTTAAAAGCCTATTCATACGTATTAGAATTCGCTAATAATCCAGAGTTTTTAGATGCTATTGTAGTGAATACCAGTGATGCTGGAAAAGGTAGTTATGAAGTATTAGCTAAGAATATGGTAAAATTCACAGGGTTAGATGCTAATAAACCTTATTATGTAAGAGTTAAAACAGTACTTACTTTTACAGATCCAGAAAGTAAAAGAGAAATTGTTAAAGAATCAGATTTCTGTGCTATCGTTAGAATAATGACTAAGACTTCAGATGGTGAATATGATGGCGGGGATAATGACAATATTGTTATTTATCCAGAAGCAATAGTAGATAGTTATACTAATGGGGTTTGGACAAAAGAAATTGTAGACACAGCTAAAATCATTTCTCAAATCCAAAACGCTAATAAATACTTCCTTACAATAACAATGGAAAATTATAAAAATAAATATGATGCTGATGTAAGACGATTAAAGATGCCTAAAAATATAGTGGATGCTCTTATTAATCAAGGCATGGCACTAAAGGTTATCACTAATGTTGGCATTTATGAGATTCCAGGCAAGGCGCTTAAAATTTATTCTAATCAATATAGTGCGAGAGATATGGTGCAAATTGATTTGACTAAAGCTACAACTACGAATCTTTTAGCTATAGGAAGAAGCTATCCAGAAGCTTTTGTTAAAGGAGAGCGCTTTGCGGTAATGTTTAGAGGCAGCAATAAAAACACAGTTGTACAGAAGCTAGATGATTATATGAAGGTAAAACTTAAACTAGAATTAGTAGGTGAGTACAACTTTGCCAATATCAACACTTATATGTATAGTTACAATACCAATACATGGAGTAAACAAAACCCAGTTATTGAAACACAAACAGATAGCTATTTTGTGTATAGCACACCGTATACAGGTTTACATGCCCTATATGAAAGAGTGACAACAACAAGTAGTTCAAGCTCGACATATGTAATGGATGAATTAAAAGCAACTTATGACATTAGAGGGCTTGGAGATATTTATTTTATGCAAGATTATGTTTATGGCAATCAGTACATTCAGTTAGTAATGGGAATTGCGCAAAATAAATCTTCTATCGATTTAACAGCTAGCGTTACTAATGATTTAAGAAATAAAGCTAGAACATCAGGTATTTATATGAGTCAAGGTTCAGGAGTAGTTACTAAGGAGCAAGCTATAGCTGGCGTAGTGAAACTCTACGAATTAAAGCAAGGTTATCAGGTAAAGCCATCTAAAGTAACCCTTACAGGGGTAAGTAGTACTTATAAAGATGCGGTTGGTAAAGCTTATGCATTAGGACTTATTGATGAAACCATTAATCCATCAGGAAAAGTAACCTATAGTGAACTTTGTGATTGGATTATACAAGTAATTGAATAA
- a CDS encoding fibronectin type III domain-containing protein, with product MNKTERGETDDMKKVVSKILVFVMVIASLQGINLNELMAADTNLYGFEMQKKILAEDSKGLELSNRIGTDYTETAVAKWDISSAADYVLTYYIEAMDNTTQKVELTLENAGDDNVTLSGKVYNQDGSTKSIDYVERVLNSGSNSWENKSKEIGKTEFTAGLKLGTYASTYQQYNVNLTNVNVAGKNLNIRLKLDGKLVYVYTTGISKGNINEFELKVDGTTQAKQSFFNGPKNFEIKPVHLKDNTLESIEVIEDLTKETPGSKPGVKLSFDQIKVLEGGKYTIPSSSTKLDEVVIKLQPQYSIGSSVQDGDDSIRLDFKPMTGEKIKIDTKDSSYTVGAVDTNGQINIYLANGTNLESSVIKWDVLEPSMVVDSLFTYGKDADIYKPENKGHTYLDYSLNKTTNNQVQFTIKPYNINSAATYTILSSNTEKGTFTARTTYEYDPNKTNNKEITTSISSTNVTYFKVKIKIDNNEYESQVVRYNPGDFSPVPTTPSIKNIDNVYVVPTNENSNTSSAKAIGFDIEWFAPSNLKTLLNGGTLYYEMLIRKDKDDLDPLKSPHLAGTSGYAAYSKVFKVSLDPITNQIIVETDLGTAGQKDVTEENANKIIRYNESKGTFKMENVSLMNFSETTKDWEQIEIPEGYDYNTATKSLKESGAEAKDSLKDMVIPGNYYVSLRTVYVATDDTKRITYSNESNLVSVALDITKEVVPVPTTVVAEDASIDKTQVIEEITYSYVDIQAYVKKMLEPAELKLYTGTNKDERFSGEYEFYLYQNKDALKNNDPDKMDAMSLGSDAILNLADTTINSQSAIEVLKAGGVIPFKVHISSLIGIGQGKLKIKGLDSNTVYYLQLRTKLLPISETGPVSPRVSELSKVFTFTTTTEPMPPTPEDKVPPTPEKIWIEEQANNSSVTLGWAPAKFEEDEDIDLTYYEFIRTEKQLTKDEEKLSVEKLVQGNELNVGFRSDKDTARAENEPAYMSTYTYKNQIWTNLEPLQLSSKFQLYDDSLNPNNIYYYYVRTVCMVDGKPIKSKWIMVPVTTAPVQPPINLKVEAPKTYSHDTKREIVISFDAPVPADAKVPDEFAFDIAVKSELDDTYKLDYSAVKLTSVQDDKLTPEGYTHFVYKITGLKPNKRYDIKVRIVDKTKPLLESGNYPTSLYCDKVSTRTDYDEDEAEKDNKFEEYLKKFDSEAEKLRRRPYWVVEQGEIYKYRESYLKTEIGLQKEYALVAEENANSLYYYMPASVMIDESNTNTVLNVTIGNQTLNIRPYTLTSENTAIKTAIEKMASDEIEDYYVGIKFYTQKTTESINGQGALSPKLNVNMELVYMKQRDYLTEDDIMIALNDIIAEERNSFINKLEKEVYNGVIEEDVLNELITDSMADIEKDHARQVDKLMDRYIKRTVKIAELDKPLFIISEIDAFAADAYYYSNGWGNVESYQVGKGFGIEADKLGTYIFVGQADLANTVPSLGPYQSFIGKYGLTEFFKLDTYMIKTAATKEQVYGATARVLGAKKGTDYIVFLKNAGIKGVTSIGLSKNIRQDEAIYIMMQAYERLHNRKVSSIVIKNKQGVQNIGAFQSVYRTYVYAAVELKVVDNPNSRVLPSKEMTAEEIIKILYKVQAQ from the coding sequence ATGAACAAGACAGAGAGAGGGGAAACGGATGATATGAAAAAAGTTGTTTCTAAAATACTTGTATTTGTAATGGTGATTGCAAGCCTTCAGGGGATTAATTTAAATGAATTAATGGCAGCTGATACTAATTTATATGGATTTGAAATGCAGAAGAAGATACTTGCAGAAGATAGTAAAGGTTTGGAACTAAGCAACAGAATAGGTACTGATTATACTGAGACAGCTGTAGCAAAATGGGATATCTCTAGTGCTGCAGATTATGTATTAACCTATTACATTGAAGCTATGGATAATACTACGCAAAAAGTAGAGTTAACACTTGAAAATGCCGGAGATGATAATGTAACGCTTTCTGGGAAAGTTTATAATCAAGATGGAAGTACCAAAAGTATTGATTATGTAGAAAGAGTGCTTAATAGTGGGTCCAATAGCTGGGAAAATAAAAGCAAAGAAATAGGAAAAACAGAATTTACTGCGGGTTTAAAGCTAGGAACTTATGCAAGTACTTATCAACAATATAATGTTAACCTTACCAACGTAAATGTAGCAGGAAAGAATTTAAATATTCGTTTGAAATTAGATGGGAAATTAGTATATGTATATACTACTGGAATTAGTAAGGGAAATATCAATGAATTTGAGCTAAAAGTAGATGGTACTACTCAAGCAAAACAATCATTTTTTAATGGACCTAAAAACTTTGAGATTAAACCAGTTCATTTAAAGGATAATACTTTAGAATCTATTGAAGTTATTGAGGACTTAACTAAAGAAACACCAGGTTCAAAGCCAGGAGTAAAATTAAGCTTCGACCAAATTAAGGTTCTAGAAGGGGGAAAATACACGATACCTTCTAGTAGCACTAAGCTTGATGAAGTTGTAATCAAATTACAGCCACAATATTCAATTGGTAGCTCAGTTCAAGATGGTGATGATAGTATTCGTCTGGATTTTAAACCTATGACTGGTGAAAAAATTAAGATTGATACTAAGGATAGTAGTTATACAGTTGGAGCGGTAGATACTAATGGTCAAATTAATATTTATTTGGCTAATGGAACTAATCTAGAATCAAGCGTCATCAAATGGGATGTACTTGAACCTAGTATGGTAGTTGATTCGCTTTTTACTTATGGTAAAGATGCAGATATCTATAAGCCAGAAAATAAAGGACATACTTATCTAGATTATAGTTTAAATAAAACAACAAATAATCAAGTACAATTTACTATTAAACCATACAATATTAATTCAGCAGCTACTTATACTATCTTAAGCTCTAATACAGAGAAAGGTACGTTTACTGCAAGAACTACTTATGAATATGATCCTAATAAAACCAACAATAAAGAAATTACAACCTCTATTTCATCTACTAACGTTACTTATTTCAAGGTGAAAATAAAGATAGATAATAATGAATATGAATCACAGGTGGTTAGGTATAATCCAGGGGACTTTAGCCCTGTTCCTACAACTCCTTCCATTAAAAACATAGATAACGTATACGTTGTTCCAACTAATGAGAACAGCAATACCTCTAGTGCTAAAGCTATTGGATTTGATATAGAATGGTTTGCACCTTCTAACTTAAAGACTCTTTTAAATGGAGGTACTTTATATTATGAGATGCTTATACGTAAAGACAAGGATGACCTTGATCCGTTAAAGTCACCTCATTTGGCAGGAACTTCTGGTTATGCAGCATACTCCAAGGTATTTAAGGTAAGTCTAGATCCTATAACAAATCAGATTATAGTAGAAACTGATCTAGGAACAGCGGGACAAAAGGATGTTACAGAAGAAAATGCTAATAAGATTATTAGATATAATGAGAGTAAAGGAACCTTCAAAATGGAGAATGTTTCTTTAATGAACTTTAGTGAAACCACTAAAGACTGGGAGCAAATAGAAATTCCTGAGGGGTATGACTATAATACAGCAACCAAGTCTTTAAAAGAATCAGGAGCTGAAGCTAAGGATAGCTTAAAAGATATGGTTATACCAGGAAACTACTATGTATCTTTAAGAACAGTATATGTTGCAACAGATGATACTAAAAGAATCACTTATAGTAATGAATCTAATCTGGTATCCGTTGCTTTAGATATCACAAAGGAAGTAGTACCTGTACCTACAACAGTGGTAGCTGAGGATGCAAGTATTGATAAAACACAAGTTATAGAAGAAATTACATATTCTTATGTAGACATACAAGCATATGTTAAGAAGATGTTAGAACCGGCAGAACTTAAATTATATACTGGAACTAATAAAGATGAACGCTTTAGTGGGGAATATGAGTTCTACTTATATCAAAATAAAGATGCCCTTAAAAACAATGATCCTGATAAGATGGATGCAATGAGTTTAGGAAGTGACGCTATCTTAAATTTAGCTGATACCACTATTAATAGCCAATCAGCTATAGAGGTGTTAAAAGCAGGAGGCGTTATACCTTTTAAAGTCCACATCAGTTCTTTAATAGGAATAGGGCAGGGTAAACTCAAAATTAAAGGATTAGATTCTAATACGGTATATTATTTGCAACTTAGAACGAAATTATTACCAATAAGTGAAACAGGACCGGTATCACCTAGAGTATCAGAGTTATCTAAGGTATTTACCTTTACGACAACCACAGAACCTATGCCACCAACACCAGAAGATAAAGTGCCACCAACACCAGAAAAAATCTGGATAGAGGAGCAAGCTAACAATAGTTCTGTCACTTTAGGTTGGGCACCAGCTAAGTTTGAAGAAGATGAAGATATAGACTTAACCTACTATGAATTCATAAGGACAGAAAAGCAGCTTACTAAAGATGAAGAGAAGTTAAGTGTTGAAAAGCTAGTACAAGGCAATGAATTAAATGTTGGTTTCCGTTCAGACAAAGATACAGCAAGAGCAGAAAATGAACCAGCTTACATGAGTACGTATACATATAAGAATCAAATATGGACTAACTTAGAGCCACTACAGCTTTCAAGTAAGTTCCAGCTTTATGATGATTCTTTAAATCCTAATAACATTTATTATTACTATGTAAGAACCGTGTGTATGGTTGATGGGAAACCTATTAAGTCAAAGTGGATTATGGTACCTGTAACAACAGCACCAGTACAACCACCTATTAATTTAAAAGTAGAGGCGCCAAAGACCTATTCACATGATACTAAGAGAGAAATTGTTATTAGTTTTGATGCGCCCGTGCCAGCAGATGCCAAAGTGCCAGATGAGTTTGCATTTGATATTGCAGTAAAAAGTGAATTAGATGATACCTATAAGCTAGATTACAGTGCAGTGAAATTAACTTCTGTTCAAGATGACAAGCTAACACCAGAAGGCTACACACACTTTGTGTATAAGATTACAGGTTTAAAACCTAATAAACGTTATGATATTAAAGTAAGAATAGTGGATAAAACAAAACCACTTTTGGAGAGTGGTAATTATCCAACTTCTTTATACTGTGATAAGGTAAGTACGAGAACAGACTATGATGAAGATGAAGCAGAAAAAGATAATAAATTTGAAGAGTATCTCAAAAAGTTTGACTCAGAAGCTGAGAAGTTAAGAAGAAGACCGTATTGGGTAGTGGAACAAGGTGAAATCTATAAGTATAGAGAAAGTTACCTAAAAACAGAAATAGGCTTACAAAAAGAATATGCTTTAGTAGCAGAAGAGAATGCTAATTCACTCTATTATTACATGCCAGCTTCTGTAATGATAGATGAAAGTAATACGAATACAGTACTCAATGTAACTATTGGTAATCAGACATTAAACATTAGACCATATACCTTAACTAGCGAAAATACTGCCATTAAAACAGCCATAGAAAAAATGGCCTCTGATGAAATAGAAGACTATTATGTGGGCATCAAGTTCTATACCCAAAAAACGACAGAAAGTATTAATGGGCAGGGAGCTTTGTCACCAAAGCTAAATGTTAATATGGAGCTAGTTTATATGAAGCAGCGTGATTATCTAACAGAAGATGATATTATGATTGCTTTAAATGATATTATTGCAGAGGAACGCAATAGTTTTATTAATAAGCTTGAGAAAGAAGTTTATAATGGTGTGATTGAAGAAGACGTATTAAATGAACTTATTACAGATTCTATGGCAGATATTGAAAAAGATCATGCAAGACAAGTTGATAAGCTAATGGATCGTTATATAAAAAGGACAGTGAAGATTGCTGAATTAGATAAGCCATTGTTTATTATAAGCGAAATAGATGCATTTGCAGCAGATGCTTATTACTACAGTAATGGATGGGGTAATGTAGAAAGCTATCAAGTAGGAAAAGGTTTTGGTATTGAAGCAGATAAGCTAGGAACCTATATCTTTGTAGGTCAAGCTGACCTTGCAAATACGGTACCAAGCTTAGGTCCTTATCAAAGCTTCATAGGGAAATATGGCCTAACAGAGTTCTTTAAATTAGATACCTATATGATTAAAACAGCTGCTACAAAAGAACAAGTATATGGTGCTACAGCACGCGTACTAGGAGCTAAAAAAGGAACTGATTATATTGTATTTCTTAAAAATGCAGGTATAAAGGGTGTAACTAGTATAGGATTAAGTAAAAATATTAGGCAAGATGAAGCCATCTATATTATGATGCAGGCCTATGAAAGATTACATAATAGAAAAGTGAGTTCAATAGTCATTAAAAATAAACAAGGTGTACAAAACATCGGTGCTTTCCAAAGCGTTTATCGTACATATGTTTATGCAGCAGTAGAACTTAAAGTTGTAGATAATCCTAATTCAAGAGTTCTTCCAAGCAAAGAAATGACTGCAGAAGAAATTATCAAGATTCTTTATAAAGTGCAGGCACAATAG
- the mutY gene encoding A/G-specific adenine glycosylase codes for MIIREGFKMTYADLILEWFDKNKRDMPWRRTSDPYCIWVSEVMLQQTQVVTVIPYYLRFIERFPNVSALAEASLEEVHNYWQGLGYYRRGENLWKGAKLIVDKWQGEFPRDPKLIKEIPGIGPYTLGAICSIALHLPLPAVDGNVMRILARQFCIGEDIANPKNRKLFEDKVMELMPNDPNRFNQALMELGALICTPKNPNCKECPMKPICEAYQKNVQEEYPVKLKKVKAVELNYKVLLIEKGSKIGMIKRPEEGLLANLWGFPMIEEKDWESIDLEAIKPVYLEQVTHVFTHRKWQMKPVILNWSQPLEKTLGPLLQEQGEIQYIEKNNLKNLPIATAFKKVMKKKQVTV; via the coding sequence TTGATAATAAGAGAGGGCTTTAAGATGACTTATGCAGATTTAATACTAGAATGGTTTGATAAAAATAAAAGAGATATGCCTTGGAGGAGAACTTCTGATCCTTATTGTATTTGGGTATCAGAAGTAATGCTTCAACAAACTCAAGTTGTGACAGTTATTCCGTATTACTTACGTTTTATAGAACGTTTTCCAAATGTGAGTGCTTTGGCTGAGGCTAGCCTTGAGGAAGTACATAACTACTGGCAAGGTCTTGGGTACTATAGACGTGGTGAAAATCTTTGGAAAGGTGCTAAGCTTATCGTAGATAAGTGGCAGGGAGAATTTCCGAGAGATCCTAAGCTTATTAAGGAGATTCCAGGAATAGGACCATATACTTTAGGCGCGATTTGTAGTATTGCTTTGCATTTGCCACTACCAGCAGTAGATGGAAATGTTATGAGAATATTAGCGCGCCAATTTTGTATAGGTGAGGATATTGCCAATCCTAAAAATAGGAAGCTTTTTGAAGATAAAGTAATGGAGCTTATGCCAAATGACCCTAATCGTTTCAATCAAGCCTTGATGGAACTAGGTGCTTTAATATGTACACCTAAAAATCCAAACTGCAAAGAATGTCCAATGAAACCTATTTGCGAGGCATATCAAAAGAATGTACAGGAAGAATATCCAGTAAAACTTAAGAAGGTTAAGGCAGTAGAATTAAATTATAAAGTATTACTCATTGAAAAAGGAAGCAAGATAGGAATGATCAAAAGGCCGGAAGAAGGTCTACTTGCAAATTTATGGGGATTTCCTATGATTGAAGAAAAAGATTGGGAAAGTATAGACCTAGAAGCAATAAAGCCTGTCTACTTAGAGCAAGTAACTCATGTGTTTACACATCGTAAGTGGCAGATGAAACCAGTTATTTTGAATTGGTCGCAGCCACTAGAAAAAACATTGGGGCCGTTACTCCAAGAACAAGGTGAAATTCAATATATTGAAAAAAATAATCTTAAGAATTTGCCGATAGCCACTGCTTTTAAAAAAGTCATGAAGAAAAAGCAAGTAACTGTTTAG